Proteins found in one Helicobacter sp. NHP19-003 genomic segment:
- the dxr gene encoding 1-deoxy-D-xylulose-5-phosphate reductoisomerase, protein MIILGSTGSVGRQALEVAELFNLPIEALSAGRNVQLLNAQIAAHKPKKIAILEKQDYPHLQVPAGTEVFIGGEGIAQMVASSQSPLVLNALVGFSGLEPSLCAFKAGKTLALANKESLVVGGWLLKGAHILPIDSEHFALNVLLKNTPKEHIDTLFLTASGGALRDTPLEQIANQSLEEVLQHPNWQMGVDITINSASMANKLFELVEAHWLFGGLKVDACLERSSSVHALVRFKDQSYHAQLSHPDMRLPIIHALSPENAPNAPTKPLEIFSTPFKFEPIDTDRYPLWRFKDLLLQEPKLGVVLNASNEEALQIFKAGAMPFGKISALVAHSLEHFKDKLPPLENLEQIQALDKEVRHFVQALD, encoded by the coding sequence ATGATCATTTTAGGCAGCACAGGCTCAGTGGGGCGGCAAGCCCTAGAAGTGGCAGAGCTGTTTAACTTACCCATAGAAGCTTTAAGCGCCGGGCGCAATGTGCAGCTTTTAAACGCCCAAATCGCCGCCCATAAACCCAAAAAAATTGCGATTTTAGAAAAACAAGACTACCCCCACTTGCAAGTCCCCGCAGGCACAGAGGTGTTTATTGGGGGGGAGGGGATCGCCCAAATGGTGGCAAGTAGCCAAAGCCCCTTGGTGCTCAACGCCCTTGTGGGCTTTAGCGGGCTAGAACCCAGCTTGTGTGCTTTTAAAGCGGGCAAGACTTTAGCTTTAGCCAATAAAGAGTCTTTGGTGGTGGGCGGGTGGCTTTTAAAAGGGGCGCACATTTTGCCCATTGATAGCGAACACTTTGCGCTCAATGTGCTGCTCAAAAACACACCTAAAGAACACATAGACACTTTGTTTTTAACCGCCAGTGGGGGGGCTTTGCGCGACACCCCTCTAGAGCAAATCGCAAACCAAAGCCTTGAGGAGGTCTTGCAACACCCCAACTGGCAAATGGGTGTGGACATCACCATCAACTCGGCAAGCATGGCAAATAAACTCTTTGAGCTCGTGGAGGCGCATTGGCTCTTTGGAGGGCTTAAAGTGGATGCATGTCTTGAGCGCAGCTCAAGTGTACACGCTTTGGTGCGCTTTAAAGACCAAAGCTACCATGCACAACTGAGCCATCCCGACATGCGCCTGCCCATCATCCATGCCCTAAGTCCAGAAAACGCCCCAAACGCCCCCACAAAGCCCCTTGAAATATTTAGCACCCCGTTTAAATTCGAGCCCATAGACACCGACAGATACCCCCTTTGGAGGTTTAAAGACTTGCTTTTACAAGAGCCCAAGCTGGGCGTGGTGCTCAACGCCAGCAATGAAGAGGCCCTACAAATTTTCAAGGCGGGGGCGATGCCCTTTGGCAAAATAAGCGCACTGGTGGCGCATAGTCTAGAACACTTTAAAGACAAACTCCCGCCCCTAGAAAATTTAGAGCAAATCCAAGCCCTAGACAAGGAAGTACGCCACTTCGTGCAGGCTTTAGACTAA